The Methanooceanicella nereidis genomic interval TAAGCTATATAGCTATATTATGAACATTTTTAAAACGGGTAATGAGCGGAGGAATATTTATGGTGAGACCTGAGGAGATATCGTCACGGATCAACAGATCGCTGGACAGGATTACTAACAGGAACACGATGATAGCATGTTTGATCGTCATTGTGATCCTTGTCGCCGGTGTATTAGCCCTGTTCTTGAACATGAATTCACAGGGACAGCAAGTGATCGCCAAGCAGCTGGAGTATAACGAGATTAACGGGAAATATAACGAACTTACGGCGAGCAATGCCGCCCTTAATGATAATTACAATAATCTGAGCAATGAGTACAATTCGTTATATGATAACTATTGTAAGCTGGCCGAAGAAAAGTCCAGTATAGAAAGCGAAAGCCAGGGTGCGAAGAGTAAAGTGGATTCATTCCTCGAGAATGGAATGCGTGTAGCATACTGGTATGAGATATATAATAAGGGGACCGGGAAGGATGCCCGAAAGGTCGTGCATGTCGTCGCATATAACGTAGGCATGGACAGGGCCACGCAGGTCACTATGAAATGTGACGCCCTTGACAGTTATAACGACGGGGTGGCCGAGAAAAAGTTCTGGAACGTCGACCCGCTGGATAAAAGAGAGTATAGCTGGGAGTATGTGGAAAACGCCGATATAAGAAAGGTTTGGGTAGAATTCCAGTGATACCCAATTTTTTTAATATATATCCCATATATTCCAGGGGTTTTCGAAATAGCTATCTATTTAGTCAGCGTATAAGGAACCGGCAATAATTTTATAGTATATACGCTTACAATATTTACAATTAAGGGGATGGTTTAGTGAACGGAAAAAAAGCCAGGAAACTGTCGGAAAGTAATTCGATATCTGACATTATACTCAATAATGCTATCGTCATAACGTTCGTTGTGATAGTGCTTATCCTGAGCGCAGGGGTTTTCGTCCTTTATGATAAGACAGGACAACAGGATGCTACCCTTCGGAAAAAACAGGCCGATTATGATAATTTGAACACTACATACGGGGAGCTTGCGAAAAGATACGCATCCCTTGACATCAATCATAGCGACCTGACGGTCAAATATGATTCCTTGAGGTCTGACTACGAGAACATTTCGGGACTCTACGACTCATTACAGAACAGGACCACCGACATAGATAATAAAGTGAATGTTTTCCTTGAAGATTCGGCCGTGATATCCTACACATATAAGGTCACGATGAATACATCGGAAAACTCCACTATGAAAACATTATCCGTAACAGCCTATAACGTGGGTAAGACTGATGCCGGGAATGTCACGATAATATGCACGGTAGAGGAAAACGAGACCACCAGCATGTATAACAGGACCTTCACTAACGTCGGGCCTATGGAAAAGAGACAGGCGGAGTGGGTATTCGATAATAGCACGAACATCATTGATGTATGGGCAGGGCTGGACTGGACGTCTTAGCCCATATTTACTTTTATTATCATCCGAATATTATCGGTAAATTTTTGTCAAGGATTTTAACGGTGAACATTGATTTTTACTTATGTTCGACCAGGAGACATTAGGGCATAGAGGCGCGGCCGGATACGAGCCTGAAAACACCATCCGTTCCTTTAGAAAGGCGATAGAGATGGGTGTTGACTGGATAGAGTTCGATCTCCACATGTCAAAAGATGGCGAGCTGATCGTGATACATGATAATACCGTGGACAGGACGACGAACGGTAGCGGCCATGTAAGCGATATGACCTTAAGTGATCTGAAAAAGCTGGACGCAGGCAAAGGCGAGACCATTCCCTGTTTACAAGAAGTCATCGACCTGGCTAAAAGCAGGGTAAAGCTGGATATTGAAATAAAGCAGGAGGGGATCGAGCAAAAGGTCGTCGACGCCATTAAAAGGAACATGATCGTTGACATGTGCATGGTGTCGTCTTTTAACTTAAATTCGCTCGTGGAAGTGAAAGAGGCCTGCGGGACGATACACACCACGGCGATCGTGAACGAGCTTCCCGACGACCTTCCTGCATACCTGGCGGATCTTAGGGGGATAGGTGTCGGCTCCATCTTTATGAAAAAAGACGCCGCGACAAACAATATTATAAGAAAGATACATGCTTCCGGGTTTACGGTGGGCATATGGAATGCCGATACTATGGAAGAGGTTGAAAAATATTCGTCGATGAGACCCGACTACATATGCAGCAATTATCCCGACCTGCTGACAAAGCAGATAGTTGTCGGAAAATGACGGGCCTTTAATCTATGCTTAAAGCGATATTATTTTAACACCTTTTGCATATGTAGAATCAAGTTAAAGCAAGATATACATTCATTAATTTCACGGATTGATGCGGAATGGCGATACACCCGATAGAATTCAGGTACGGCACGCCGGAAATGAAGGCGGTCTGGACCGAGGAAGCGAAACTAAAAAAGTTACTGATGGTAGAGGCAGCGCTGGCTAAGGCTGAGGCCGAAGTGGGTTTAATACCGAAAGAGGATGCCAGGATAATCGCCGAGAACATGGAAAAAGTGAGCGTGGAGAGAGTCAGGCAGATTGAGGACGAGATAAGCCACGACATGATGGCAGTTGTTCTCGCATACGCCGAAGTTTGCGGAGATGCTGGAAAATGGATCCACTATGGCGCAACGTCCAACGACATCCTGGATACAGGCCTGGCGCTTCAGCTAGGCGATTCGATCGATATCCTGGAGGAAAAGCTTGCCAGGTTCAAGCAGGCACTGCTTGAAAAGGCAGACCAGACCAGGACGCTGGTCACTGCGGGTCGCACTCACGGCCAGCTGGCAGTCCCTACGACCTATGGGCTCAGGTTCGCAATATGGGCATCTGAGGTCGGGAGACACGAAGAGCGGCTGAGGCAGATGAGGGAGAGAGTCGTCGTAGGCCAGATGAGCGGGGCGGTAGGAACCCAGGCGGCATTCGGCAAGGAAGGAATAAAGATCAAGGAATTGACGATGAAAAACCTGGGAATAAAGGCTGTCACCGTATCCAGCCAGATCATCCAGAGGGACAGGCATGCGGAGTACATGATGTTTCTCGCAGGCGTCGCGAGCACGTTAGATAAGATCTGCCTGGAGATCAGGCTGATGCAGCGCAGCGAGATCGGCGAGCTTGCAGAAGGCTTCGGCAAAAAGCAGGTAGGCTCTTCGACGATGCCTCACAAGAGGAACCCCATCAATGCCGAGCAGGTCTGCGGGCTGGCAAGGGTAGTAAGGTCATATGTGGAGCCGTCACTTCAGAATAACGTGTTATGGGACGAGCGCGACCTGACCAATTCATCGTGCGAAAGGGTGATAATACCCGAGGCAACCATTTTACTCGACCATATCCTTAGAAAAGCGATAAATGTCATAACAGGCCTGACGTTCTATCCTGAGAACATAAAAAGGAGCCTTAACGTGATCAAGGGCGTGCAGATGAGCGAAGCCGTAATGATAGAGCTGGCAAAGAGAGGCTTTGGCAGGCAGAAAGCCCATGAGATAGTCAGGTCGGCCTCCATGAAAGCTTTTGAAGAGAACCGTTTTCTCAAGGACGTGTTGATGGACGATCCGGAGATATCCGAAAAGCTTACCGAAAAGGAAGTCGAGGAGATCACGGACCCGGAGCGCTATATCGGTACGGCCGTCGAGCAGGTAGAAGAAGTGCTTGAAAAGGAAGGGTATAGGCAGCGCAAGTTATAATATATTTTTCACCCATCTTTATATTATCAGTGTTGCCCGGGTGATTAATATTAATAAATACTTATTGATGCTGCCGACGCTTAACGAAGAAGAAGCTATTCAGGCACTTGCGCCGGAAATTCCCGGCGCTTTCGACGTTATCGTCGTCGACGGTGGCTCCACTGACAGGACAAAAGAAGTCGCCGAAAAACTGGGCTATACGTTCCTCCCGCAGAAATACGGTAAAGGAAAAGGCTGCGGCGTTAGAACCGGAATGGAATACTTTTTATCAAAAGATTATAGTCACTTCGCAATGATAGATGCCGACTATACAAATGACCCCAAAGAACTCTGCGGAATGCTGAAAAATCTGAAAAGCAACGGAACTGATATCGTCCTCGGCAGCAGGGACAGGAAGTTACAGTACGAGATACTGGGATGGTTCTCAT includes:
- a CDS encoding glycerophosphodiester phosphodiesterase, which codes for MFDQETLGHRGAAGYEPENTIRSFRKAIEMGVDWIEFDLHMSKDGELIVIHDNTVDRTTNGSGHVSDMTLSDLKKLDAGKGETIPCLQEVIDLAKSRVKLDIEIKQEGIEQKVVDAIKRNMIVDMCMVSSFNLNSLVEVKEACGTIHTTAIVNELPDDLPAYLADLRGIGVGSIFMKKDAATNNIIRKIHASGFTVGIWNADTMEEVEKYSSMRPDYICSNYPDLLTKQIVVGK
- the purB gene encoding adenylosuccinate lyase; protein product: MAIHPIEFRYGTPEMKAVWTEEAKLKKLLMVEAALAKAEAEVGLIPKEDARIIAENMEKVSVERVRQIEDEISHDMMAVVLAYAEVCGDAGKWIHYGATSNDILDTGLALQLGDSIDILEEKLARFKQALLEKADQTRTLVTAGRTHGQLAVPTTYGLRFAIWASEVGRHEERLRQMRERVVVGQMSGAVGTQAAFGKEGIKIKELTMKNLGIKAVTVSSQIIQRDRHAEYMMFLAGVASTLDKICLEIRLMQRSEIGELAEGFGKKQVGSSTMPHKRNPINAEQVCGLARVVRSYVEPSLQNNVLWDERDLTNSSCERVIIPEATILLDHILRKAINVITGLTFYPENIKRSLNVIKGVQMSEAVMIELAKRGFGRQKAHEIVRSASMKAFEENRFLKDVLMDDPEISEKLTEKEVEEITDPERYIGTAVEQVEEVLEKEGYRQRKL
- a CDS encoding glycosyltransferase family 2 protein, producing MLPTLNEEEAIQALAPEIPGAFDVIVVDGGSTDRTKEVAEKLGYTFLPQKYGKGKGCGVRTGMEYFLSKDYSHFAMIDADYTNDPKELCGMLKNLKSNGTDIVLGSRDRKLQYEILGWFSLFINWSTSGITAFSYKMNLPDIQTGYWAFSRKAVKTILPLLNAKGFEIEYDMVYNSWKEGLKMDSHPVTFRERLGETKFTNYLRLKQIYFGLCYVNKSLSVMFRRKFLGNNGRSKN